The Streptomyces sp. NBC_01268 genome window below encodes:
- a CDS encoding PH domain-containing protein produces the protein MTTPEPPSQQPSEPASADRVFRSGMGIAGGVTLLVLAALLGGDSLFRGEGRVPWMALAGLVLVVPLIVAFTIRPAVFANDERLRIRNPFRSIVLPWGAIADLRAGYSSEVFTQDGDKYQLWAVPVSLRQRKRAARKAARSSQDDPHGRSSATADVTDSKARTAPADQTVADLREMAERLGGRPEAQGAPQIRWAYEILAPAAAGLVLLVVLSVTG, from the coding sequence ATGACGACCCCCGAGCCGCCCTCCCAGCAGCCCTCCGAGCCCGCCTCCGCCGACCGAGTCTTCCGGTCCGGCATGGGCATCGCGGGCGGGGTCACCCTGCTCGTCCTCGCCGCGCTCCTCGGCGGCGACTCGCTGTTCCGCGGCGAAGGCCGCGTCCCGTGGATGGCGCTCGCAGGGCTGGTCCTCGTGGTCCCGCTGATCGTCGCCTTCACGATCCGCCCCGCCGTCTTCGCCAACGACGAGCGGCTGCGGATCCGCAACCCGTTCCGCAGCATCGTGCTGCCCTGGGGCGCGATCGCCGACCTCCGCGCCGGCTACTCCAGCGAGGTCTTCACGCAGGACGGCGACAAGTACCAGCTGTGGGCCGTCCCGGTCTCCCTGCGCCAGCGCAAGCGCGCCGCCCGCAAGGCCGCGCGCTCCTCCCAGGACGACCCGCACGGGCGCTCGTCGGCCACCGCCGACGTCACCGACTCCAAGGCCAGGACCGCCCCCGCCGACCAGACCGTCGCCGACCTGCGCGAGATGGCCGAGCGGCTCGGCGGCCGGCCCGAGGCCCAGGGTGCGCCGCAGATCCGCTGGGCGTACGAGATCCTCGCGCCCGCGGCGGCCGGACTCGTGCTGCTCGTCGTGCTCTCCGTGACCGGCTGA
- a CDS encoding FlgD immunoglobulin-like domain containing protein, translating to MTAAVASLAPLAGGTAVAAEAPTAQAPLTIPVEAHPGQGLLRFAGTTGFMHQDSRGYAWVPYAGGKPTRFAADRTYALHGGGGDVIARQYNDRVVLQDGPTGPGRTVTIPQRQYFASVQGGKVLTNGEDKAVHVLSVENGVQKDVKAVAPAGSAWISTVTPRDGRPGDGQGFFVAYSLNGKTLLGWVSLADPVVKPTSIPYDSSGYAPDVHGTRAVSYDARAKRASVWDLTGDLTAPTAEITVPQAPTALVGQDLLVRTKFVQFGDEPYALYPLSGGEPRPAFDAADVVPTQDGGALATAFGPDQQPAVRKAVFPADGAAPVLAKVYDTPPAIARTQRFAVAQGELNASENFGLDANGFDDMYGRVTSRRLTVSGELAAGPKTDRGYEHEAVVPGHCTPSCVPVVPTGDGRLVFQGYPGDLYAVGEGQDMDHSSWTGARPFQYGWDFLASGRYVSYLAEAQTGPSRMREVRDIDTKKVLVNRELGDRRAALDGSTLWAESTTTGTVDAIDVPTDATRRTVKLAGCDLTGLQVVGSFAYWKCATSSGVKNLDTLANISLPAHTNALLGDGYLAHEKGGTVSVTPLRGGGATRAIGTVADSRPDYGWTVDRFGGHVSLVDADQNIHVVPTGVPASPLRLLDAEETKTLDRKAATPTWGARWWLNKPTSSWKVDVRDSAGTVVRTLEGGEARGLVKPAWDGKDAAGNALPDGLYDWTLTAAPADGAGPALTRTGDVALVRGQSTLATGRYEPVTPTRVMDTRSGVGVAKAKIGAGKTVTLTVAGKGGVPAKGVSAVVLNVTATNATASTFVSAYPYGTTRTSASNLNVVAGRTVPNLVVVPVKDGKVTFYNRNGSLDLLADVAGYYTLSGQGSLYEPVTPARLMDTRDGTGVAKAKLGADKTVSLTVAGKGGVPAEGVTAVVLNVTATNPTSSTFVSVYPYGTTRTSASNLNVVAGQTVPNLVVVPVKDGKVTFYNRNGSLDLLADVAGYYTSGTTGSLYEPVAPARLMDTRSGTGVPKAKVGADKTVTLTVAGKGGVPAEGVTAVVLNVTATNATASTFVSVYPYGTTRTSASNLNVVAGQTVPNLVVVPVKDGKVTFYNRNGSIDLIADVAGFYGP from the coding sequence GTGACGGCGGCCGTCGCCTCGCTCGCACCGCTCGCCGGGGGGACGGCGGTCGCGGCGGAGGCACCCACGGCACAGGCGCCGCTGACCATTCCGGTGGAGGCCCACCCGGGCCAGGGCCTGCTCCGCTTCGCCGGCACCACCGGCTTCATGCACCAGGACTCCCGCGGCTACGCCTGGGTGCCGTACGCGGGCGGGAAGCCCACCCGGTTCGCCGCCGACCGCACGTACGCGCTGCACGGCGGCGGTGGTGACGTCATCGCGCGCCAGTACAACGACAGGGTCGTCCTCCAGGACGGGCCCACCGGGCCCGGGCGGACCGTGACGATCCCGCAGCGGCAGTACTTCGCGAGCGTCCAGGGCGGCAAGGTCCTCACCAACGGCGAGGACAAGGCCGTACACGTCCTGTCGGTCGAGAACGGCGTCCAGAAGGACGTGAAGGCGGTCGCCCCGGCCGGATCGGCCTGGATCTCCACGGTCACGCCGCGCGACGGCCGGCCGGGCGACGGGCAGGGCTTCTTCGTCGCCTACTCCCTGAACGGCAAGACGCTCCTCGGCTGGGTCTCCCTCGCCGACCCGGTCGTGAAGCCCACCTCGATCCCGTACGACAGCTCCGGCTACGCGCCCGACGTCCACGGGACCCGCGCCGTCAGCTACGACGCGCGGGCCAAGCGGGCGAGCGTCTGGGACCTGACGGGCGACCTCACCGCGCCCACGGCGGAGATCACGGTGCCCCAGGCGCCGACCGCCCTCGTGGGCCAGGACCTCCTGGTGCGGACGAAGTTCGTCCAGTTCGGCGACGAGCCGTACGCGCTGTACCCGCTGTCCGGCGGGGAGCCCCGGCCGGCGTTCGACGCGGCCGACGTCGTCCCCACCCAGGACGGCGGCGCCCTCGCCACCGCCTTCGGCCCCGACCAGCAGCCCGCCGTCCGCAAGGCGGTCTTCCCGGCGGACGGTGCGGCCCCCGTCCTCGCCAAGGTCTACGACACCCCGCCCGCGATCGCCCGGACCCAGCGGTTCGCCGTCGCCCAGGGCGAGCTGAACGCCTCGGAGAACTTCGGCCTCGACGCCAACGGCTTCGACGACATGTACGGGCGGGTGACCAGCAGGAGGCTCACCGTCAGCGGCGAGCTCGCCGCGGGCCCCAAGACCGACCGCGGGTACGAGCACGAGGCCGTCGTCCCGGGCCACTGCACTCCGTCCTGCGTGCCCGTGGTCCCCACCGGCGACGGACGGCTCGTCTTCCAGGGGTACCCGGGCGACCTGTACGCGGTCGGTGAGGGCCAGGACATGGACCACAGCAGCTGGACGGGCGCCCGGCCCTTCCAGTACGGCTGGGACTTCCTGGCCTCCGGCCGCTACGTCTCGTACCTCGCGGAGGCGCAGACGGGGCCGTCCCGGATGCGCGAGGTCCGCGACATCGACACCAAGAAGGTGCTGGTCAACCGCGAGCTGGGGGACCGCCGGGCCGCACTCGACGGCAGCACCCTGTGGGCCGAGTCGACCACCACCGGCACCGTCGACGCGATCGACGTGCCCACCGACGCCACCAGGCGCACGGTGAAGCTGGCCGGCTGCGACCTCACCGGGCTCCAGGTCGTGGGCTCCTTCGCGTACTGGAAGTGCGCGACGAGTTCCGGCGTGAAGAACCTCGACACCCTCGCGAACATCTCCCTGCCCGCACACACCAACGCGCTCCTGGGCGACGGCTACCTCGCCCACGAGAAGGGCGGCACGGTCTCCGTCACCCCGCTGCGCGGCGGCGGCGCGACCCGCGCGATCGGGACCGTGGCCGACTCACGGCCCGACTACGGCTGGACGGTCGACCGCTTCGGCGGCCACGTGAGCCTCGTGGACGCGGACCAGAACATCCACGTCGTGCCGACCGGCGTCCCCGCCTCACCGCTGCGCCTCCTCGACGCCGAGGAGACGAAGACCCTGGACCGCAAGGCGGCCACGCCGACCTGGGGCGCGAGGTGGTGGCTGAACAAGCCCACCTCTTCCTGGAAGGTCGACGTGCGCGACAGTGCGGGCACGGTCGTGCGCACCCTTGAGGGCGGCGAGGCCCGCGGGCTCGTGAAGCCCGCCTGGGACGGCAAGGACGCGGCCGGGAACGCGCTGCCGGACGGGCTGTACGACTGGACCCTGACGGCCGCCCCGGCGGACGGCGCGGGCCCCGCGCTCACCCGCACCGGCGACGTCGCGCTCGTGCGCGGGCAGTCCACGCTGGCCACCGGGCGGTACGAGCCGGTGACGCCGACGCGCGTGATGGACACCCGCTCCGGCGTCGGCGTCGCCAAGGCGAAGATCGGCGCCGGCAAGACCGTCACCCTGACCGTCGCGGGCAAGGGCGGGGTGCCCGCCAAGGGCGTCTCGGCCGTGGTCCTGAACGTGACGGCGACCAACGCCACGGCGTCGACGTTCGTCTCGGCGTACCCGTACGGGACGACCCGCACCAGCGCGTCGAACCTCAACGTCGTCGCCGGCCGGACCGTCCCCAACCTCGTCGTGGTCCCCGTGAAGGACGGCAAGGTCACCTTCTACAACCGCAACGGCTCGCTCGACCTGCTGGCCGACGTCGCCGGGTACTACACGCTGTCGGGCCAGGGCTCCCTCTACGAGCCGGTGACCCCGGCCCGGCTGATGGACACCCGCGACGGCACCGGCGTCGCCAAGGCGAAGCTCGGCGCCGACAAGACCGTCTCCCTGACCGTCGCGGGCAAGGGCGGCGTCCCCGCCGAGGGCGTGACCGCCGTCGTCCTGAACGTGACGGCCACGAACCCGACCTCGTCGACCTTCGTCTCCGTCTACCCGTACGGCACGACCCGCACCAGCGCGTCGAACCTCAACGTCGTCGCCGGGCAGACCGTCCCCAACCTGGTCGTCGTCCCCGTGAAGGACGGCAAGGTCACCTTCTACAACCGCAACGGCTCGCTCGACCTGCTGGCCGACGTCGCCGGGTACTACACCAGCGGCACCACGGGCTCCCTCTACGAGCCGGTGGCCCCGGCCCGGCTGATGGACACCCGCTCGGGCACCGGCGTGCCGAAGGCGAAGGTCGGCGCGGACAAGACCGTCACGCTGACCGTCGCGGGCAAGGGCGGCGTCCCCGCCGAGGGCGTGACCGCCGTCGTCCTGAACGTCACGGCCACCAACGCGACGGCATCGACGTTCGTCTCCGTCTACCCGTACGGGACGACCCGCACCAGCGCGTCGAACCTCAACGTCGTCGCCGGGCAGACCGTCCCCAACCTCGTCGTGGTCCCCGTGAAGGACGGCAAGGTCACCTTCTACAACCGCAACGGCAGCATCGACCTCATCGCCGACGTCGCCGGGTTCTACGGCCCCTGA
- a CDS encoding phospho-sugar mutase codes for MTTQDDLLARAQAWLAEDPDPETREELGALLDRGAVDELAERFSGRLQFGTAGLRGELGAGPMRMNRAVVIRAAAGLAAYLKAKGQSGGLVVVGYDARYKSADFARDTAAVMTGAGLRAALLPRPLPTPVLAYAIRHLGAVAGVEVTASHNPPRDNGYKVYLGDGSQITPPADVEIAAEIDAVRALADVPRPEDGWETLGDEVLEAYLARTDAVLTPGSPRTVRTVYTAMHGVGKDVLTAAFGRHGFPPPALVAEQAEPDPAFPTVAFPNPEEPGAMDLAFEAARAVDPDIVIANDPDADRCAVAVPDASAEGGWRMLRGDEVGALLAAHLVHKGAQGVFAESIVSSSLLGRIAQAAGVGYEETLTGFKWIARVEGLRYGYEEALGYCVDPEGVRDKDGITAALLVAELASELKEQNRTLTDLLDDLAVAHGLHATDQLSVRVEDLSVIADAMAALRAKPPVRLAGLTVVSAEDLTKGTEALPPTDGLRYHLEGDYKARVIVRPSGTEPKIKCYLEVVVPVADASELTTARATGADVLAAIKKDLAEAAGL; via the coding sequence GTGACGACGCAGGACGACCTCCTCGCCCGGGCCCAGGCGTGGCTCGCCGAGGACCCCGACCCGGAGACCCGCGAGGAGCTCGGCGCGCTCCTGGACCGCGGGGCCGTCGACGAGCTCGCCGAGCGCTTCTCCGGCCGGCTGCAGTTCGGCACCGCCGGCCTCCGCGGCGAGCTGGGCGCCGGCCCGATGCGGATGAACCGTGCCGTGGTCATCCGCGCGGCCGCCGGACTCGCCGCGTACCTCAAGGCGAAGGGGCAGAGCGGCGGCCTGGTCGTCGTCGGCTACGACGCCCGCTACAAGTCCGCCGACTTCGCCCGTGACACGGCCGCCGTGATGACCGGCGCCGGGCTGCGCGCCGCGCTGCTGCCGCGCCCGCTGCCGACCCCCGTGCTGGCGTACGCTATAAGGCACCTGGGCGCCGTCGCGGGCGTCGAGGTGACCGCGAGCCACAACCCGCCGCGCGACAACGGCTACAAGGTGTACCTGGGCGACGGCTCGCAGATCACGCCGCCCGCCGACGTGGAGATCGCCGCCGAGATCGACGCGGTGCGCGCGCTGGCCGACGTGCCCCGCCCCGAGGACGGCTGGGAGACCCTCGGCGACGAGGTCCTGGAGGCGTACCTGGCGCGTACGGACGCCGTGCTGACCCCCGGCTCCCCCCGTACCGTGCGGACCGTCTACACGGCCATGCACGGTGTCGGCAAGGACGTCCTGACGGCGGCCTTCGGCCGGCACGGCTTCCCGCCGCCGGCTCTGGTCGCGGAGCAGGCCGAGCCGGACCCGGCGTTCCCGACGGTCGCGTTCCCCAACCCGGAGGAGCCGGGTGCCATGGACCTCGCCTTCGAGGCGGCCCGGGCCGTGGACCCCGACATCGTGATCGCCAACGACCCGGACGCCGACCGCTGCGCGGTGGCCGTGCCGGACGCGTCCGCCGAGGGCGGCTGGCGGATGCTGCGCGGCGACGAGGTGGGCGCGCTCCTGGCGGCGCACCTCGTGCACAAGGGCGCTCAGGGCGTGTTCGCCGAGTCGATCGTGTCGTCCTCGCTGCTCGGCCGGATCGCTCAGGCGGCGGGCGTCGGGTACGAGGAGACGCTGACCGGCTTCAAGTGGATCGCCCGCGTCGAGGGCCTGCGGTACGGCTACGAGGAGGCGCTGGGCTACTGCGTCGACCCGGAGGGCGTCCGCGACAAGGACGGCATCACGGCGGCACTGCTCGTCGCCGAGCTGGCCTCGGAGCTCAAGGAGCAGAACCGCACCCTGACCGACCTGCTGGACGACCTGGCGGTGGCCCACGGGCTGCACGCCACGGACCAGCTGTCGGTGCGCGTGGAGGACCTGAGCGTCATCGCCGACGCGATGGCGGCGCTGCGCGCGAAGCCGCCGGTGCGCCTGGCGGGCCTGACGGTCGTCTCGGCGGAGGACCTGACCAAGGGCACGGAGGCGCTGCCGCCGACCGACGGTCTGCGCTACCACCTGGAGGGCGACTACAAGGCCCGGGTGATCGTCCGCCCGTCCGGCACCGAGCCGAAGATCAAGTGCTACCTGGAGGTCGTGGTCCCGGTCGCCGACGCGAGCGAGCTGACGACGGCCCGCGCGACCGGCGCCGACGTGCTGGCCGCGATCAAGAAGGACCTGGCGGAGGCCGCCGGCCTGTAG
- a CDS encoding purine-nucleoside phosphorylase produces the protein MNATATPYEAAEAAATRLRELTGVENHDVVLVMGSGWAPAVDALGAPEAEFPVTELPGFPPPAVEGHGGKVRSYKIGEKRALVFLGRTHYYEGRGVASVVHGVRTAVAAGCKTVVLTNGCGGLREGMRPGQPVLISDHLNLTAASPIVGANFVDLTDLYSPRLRALCKEVDETLEEGVYVQFPGPHYETPAEINMVRVMGGDLVGMSTVLEAIAAREAGAEVLGISLVTNLAAGLSGEPLNHEEVLQAGRDSAARMGELLTRVLDRI, from the coding sequence GTGAACGCAACTGCCACCCCGTACGAGGCCGCCGAGGCCGCTGCCACGCGCCTTCGCGAGCTGACCGGAGTCGAGAACCACGACGTCGTCCTGGTCATGGGCTCCGGCTGGGCGCCGGCCGTCGACGCGCTGGGCGCCCCCGAGGCCGAGTTCCCCGTCACCGAGCTGCCCGGCTTCCCGCCGCCGGCCGTCGAGGGCCACGGCGGCAAGGTCCGCTCGTACAAGATCGGTGAGAAGCGCGCCCTGGTCTTCCTCGGCCGCACCCACTACTACGAGGGCCGCGGCGTCGCCTCCGTCGTCCACGGCGTCCGCACCGCCGTCGCCGCGGGCTGCAAGACCGTCGTCCTGACCAACGGCTGCGGCGGTCTGCGCGAGGGCATGCGCCCCGGCCAGCCGGTCCTGATCAGCGACCACCTCAACCTGACGGCCGCCTCCCCGATCGTCGGCGCCAACTTCGTCGACCTCACCGACCTGTACTCGCCGCGCCTGCGCGCGCTGTGCAAGGAGGTCGACGAGACGCTGGAGGAGGGCGTGTACGTCCAGTTCCCCGGCCCGCACTACGAGACCCCGGCCGAGATCAACATGGTCCGCGTCATGGGCGGCGACCTGGTCGGCATGTCCACCGTCCTGGAGGCCATCGCGGCCCGTGAGGCCGGCGCCGAGGTCCTGGGCATCTCCCTGGTCACCAACCTGGCCGCGGGGCTCTCGGGCGAGCCGCTGAACCACGAGGAAGTCCTCCAGGCGGGGCGCGACTCGGCCGCCCGCATGGGCGAGCTGCTGACGCGGGTCCTGGACCGGATCTGA
- a CDS encoding DeoR/GlpR family DNA-binding transcription regulator has product MVRANGAVSLRELARVVQTSEVTVRRDVRALEAEGLLDRRHGGAVLPGGFTRESGFPQKSHLATAEKTAIADMAASLVEEGEAIVVGAGTTTQELARRLARVPGLTVVTNSLLVAQALAHANRVEVVMTGGTLRGSNYALVGSGAEQSLQGLRVSRAFLSGSGLTAERGLSTSNMLSASVDRALVQAAAEVVVLADHTKLGTDTMFQTVPTDVITRLVTDEPPAHDERAATELQALADQGVQIAVAGTGAAHGGDQHPPGGRPRRDVPLPGQRGRVPAGQFRGGPGGPGGPGGPGGLVGEVLAPERPVRVADMRRR; this is encoded by the coding sequence ATGGTGCGGGCCAATGGAGCCGTGTCGCTCCGTGAGCTCGCCCGCGTCGTCCAGACCTCAGAAGTGACCGTACGGCGAGACGTGCGGGCGCTGGAGGCAGAAGGACTCCTCGACCGCCGCCACGGCGGTGCGGTGCTGCCGGGCGGATTCACGCGCGAGTCCGGCTTCCCGCAGAAATCCCATCTCGCGACCGCCGAGAAGACCGCCATCGCCGACATGGCCGCGAGCCTCGTCGAAGAGGGCGAGGCCATCGTCGTCGGCGCGGGTACCACCACGCAGGAGCTGGCCCGTCGGCTCGCCCGGGTGCCCGGGCTCACCGTCGTCACCAACTCGCTGCTCGTCGCCCAGGCCCTCGCCCACGCCAACCGGGTGGAGGTCGTCATGACCGGCGGCACCCTGCGCGGCTCCAACTACGCGCTGGTGGGCAGCGGGGCCGAGCAGTCGCTCCAGGGGCTGCGGGTCTCCCGGGCCTTCCTGTCCGGCAGCGGGCTGACCGCCGAGCGCGGCCTGTCCACCTCCAACATGCTCTCCGCGAGCGTGGACCGGGCGCTGGTGCAGGCTGCGGCCGAGGTGGTGGTCCTCGCCGACCACACCAAGCTGGGCACCGACACCATGTTCCAGACGGTGCCGACCGACGTGATCACCCGCCTGGTCACCGACGAGCCTCCCGCCCACGACGAGCGGGCCGCCACCGAGCTCCAGGCCCTGGCCGACCAGGGCGTGCAGATCGCGGTGGCCGGCACGGGCGCGGCGCACGGAGGCGACCAGCACCCCCCGGGCGGTCGCCCGCGCCGTGACGTCCCGCTGCCGGGGCAGCGCGGCCGCGTGCCGGCCGGGCAGTTCCGCGGCGGCCCCGGTGGACCGGGTGGCCCCGGTGGCCCCGGCGGTCTCGTGGGCGAGGTGCTCGCCCCCGAACGGCCGGTGCGGGTCGCGGACATGCGGCGGCGCTGA
- a CDS encoding gamma-glutamylcyclotransferase, which translates to MSLYAAYAGNLDARLMTRRAPHSPLRGTGWLNGWRLTFGGEQMGWEGALATIVEAPRSQVFVALYDIAPMDEDSLDRWEGVGLDIYRRMRVRVHTLDGEEPAWVYVLNAYEGGLPSARYLGEVADAAESAGAPHDYVMELRKRPC; encoded by the coding sequence ATGTCGCTCTACGCCGCCTACGCCGGCAACCTCGACGCGCGGCTCATGACGCGCCGCGCTCCGCACTCGCCGCTGCGCGGCACCGGCTGGCTGAACGGCTGGCGTCTGACCTTCGGCGGGGAGCAGATGGGCTGGGAGGGTGCGCTGGCCACGATCGTGGAGGCGCCGCGCTCCCAGGTCTTCGTCGCCCTGTACGACATCGCGCCGATGGACGAGGACTCGCTGGACCGCTGGGAGGGCGTCGGCCTCGACATCTACCGGCGGATGCGGGTGCGGGTGCACACCCTGGACGGCGAGGAGCCGGCGTGGGTGTACGTGCTCAACGCGTACGAGGGCGGGCTGCCGTCCGCCCGCTACCTGGGCGAGGTCGCCGACGCGGCGGAGTCGGCCGGCGCGCCGCACGACTACGTGATGGAGCTGCGCAAGCGCCCGTGCTGA
- a CDS encoding TetR/AcrR family transcriptional regulator — protein sequence MRADARRNHERLLTEARAAFAAHGTDASLEDIARRAGVGIGTLYRHFPHREALLGAVFQDALSALLRHSAELADAPEPCTALVAWLRTLITHAGEYRGLAIALMSASHDRSSALAECSEPLRAAGLRLLTRAQEAGAVRADVSVGDLMQLTNAIALAAERSPEDPGLADRLLTLTLRGIKS from the coding sequence ATGCGTGCCGACGCGCGCCGGAACCACGAACGGTTGCTCACCGAGGCCCGCGCCGCGTTCGCCGCGCACGGGACGGACGCGTCCTTGGAGGACATCGCGCGCCGCGCCGGGGTCGGCATCGGCACCCTGTACCGCCACTTCCCCCACCGCGAGGCGCTGCTCGGCGCCGTCTTCCAGGACGCCCTTTCGGCCCTCCTGCGCCACTCGGCGGAGCTCGCCGACGCGCCCGAGCCCTGCACGGCGCTCGTGGCCTGGCTGCGCACCCTGATCACCCACGCGGGCGAGTACCGCGGCCTCGCGATCGCGCTCATGTCCGCCTCGCACGACCGGAGTTCGGCGCTCGCCGAGTGCAGCGAGCCGCTCCGGGCGGCGGGCCTGCGCCTGCTCACCCGCGCTCAGGAGGCGGGCGCGGTGCGCGCGGACGTGTCGGTCGGCGACCTGATGCAGCTCACCAACGCCATCGCGCTGGCCGCCGAACGCTCCCCGGAGGACCCGGGGTTGGCCGACCGGCTGCTCACACTGACGCTGCGGGGCATCAAGAGCTGA
- a CDS encoding NAD(P)H-quinone dehydrogenase — translation MTRIVIIGGGPGGYEAALVGAQLGAEVTVVDCDGLGGASVLTDCVPSKTLIATAEVMTTFDSSYEELGIIVADDTPHLEQAARVVGVDLGKVNRRVKRLALAQSHDITASVTRAGARVLRGRGRLSGRQAMDGSRQVIVTAADGSEETITADAVLIATGGHPRELPDAKPDGERILNWTQVYDLKELPEELIVVGSGVTGAEFAGAYQALGSRVTLVSSRDRVLPGEDPDAAAVLEDVFRRRGMNVMARSRAESAKRVGDRVEVTLSDGRVISGTHCLMAVGAIPNSAGMGLEEAGVRLKDSGHIWTDKVSRTSAPGVYAAGDVTGVFALASVAAMQGRIAMYHFLGDAVAPLNLKTVSSNVFTDPEIATVGYTQADVDAGKIDARVVKLPLLRNPRAKMQGIRDGFVKIFCRPGTGIVVGGCVVAPRASELIHPISIAVDNNLTVEQIANAFTVYPSLSGSIAEVARQLHTRKTTGEA, via the coding sequence GTGACCCGGATCGTGATCATCGGCGGCGGACCCGGCGGCTACGAGGCGGCCCTCGTGGGCGCCCAACTCGGCGCGGAGGTGACCGTCGTCGACTGCGACGGTCTGGGCGGGGCGTCCGTCCTGACCGACTGCGTGCCCTCCAAGACCCTGATCGCCACCGCGGAGGTGATGACGACCTTCGACTCCTCGTACGAGGAGCTGGGCATCATCGTCGCGGACGACACCCCGCATCTGGAGCAGGCGGCCCGGGTGGTCGGCGTCGACCTGGGGAAGGTCAACCGACGGGTGAAGCGCCTCGCGCTCGCCCAGTCGCACGACATCACCGCCTCCGTCACCCGGGCAGGCGCCCGGGTGCTGCGCGGCCGCGGCCGGCTCTCCGGGCGGCAGGCCATGGACGGCTCCCGCCAGGTGATCGTGACCGCCGCCGACGGCAGCGAGGAGACGATCACCGCCGACGCGGTCCTGATCGCCACCGGCGGCCACCCGCGCGAGCTGCCCGACGCCAAGCCGGACGGCGAGCGGATCCTGAACTGGACCCAGGTCTACGACCTCAAGGAGCTCCCCGAGGAGCTCATCGTGGTCGGCTCCGGCGTCACCGGCGCCGAGTTCGCCGGCGCCTACCAGGCGCTCGGCTCCCGGGTCACCCTGGTCTCCTCCCGCGACCGCGTGCTGCCGGGCGAGGACCCCGACGCAGCCGCCGTCCTGGAGGACGTGTTCCGCCGCCGCGGCATGAACGTCATGGCCCGCTCCCGCGCGGAGTCCGCCAAGCGGGTCGGCGACCGCGTCGAGGTCACCCTCTCGGACGGCCGGGTCATCTCCGGCACCCACTGCCTCATGGCCGTCGGCGCCATCCCGAACTCGGCGGGAATGGGTCTGGAGGAGGCCGGTGTCCGGCTGAAGGACTCCGGGCACATCTGGACCGACAAGGTCTCCCGCACCTCCGCCCCCGGCGTGTACGCGGCCGGCGACGTCACCGGCGTCTTCGCCCTCGCCTCGGTCGCCGCCATGCAGGGCCGCATCGCCATGTACCACTTCCTGGGCGACGCGGTGGCCCCGCTCAACCTGAAGACGGTCTCCTCGAACGTCTTCACCGACCCGGAGATCGCCACCGTCGGCTACACCCAGGCCGACGTGGACGCGGGCAAGATCGACGCCCGGGTCGTCAAGCTGCCGCTGCTGCGCAACCCCCGCGCGAAGATGCAGGGCATCCGGGACGGCTTCGTCAAGATCTTCTGCCGCCCGGGCACCGGCATCGTGGTCGGCGGCTGCGTCGTCGCACCCCGTGCGAGCGAGCTGATCCACCCGATCTCGATCGCGGTCGACAACAATCTGACCGTCGAACAGATCGCAAATGCTTTCACCGTGTACCCCTCCCTGTCGGGCTCGATCGCGGAAGTGGCACGGCAGTTGCACACCCGAAAGACGACGGGCGAGGCGTAG